In the Candidatus Peregrinibacteria bacterium genome, GGGTGATCGAGGATGATAAAACGAGTGAAGGAGAAGTTGAGGTGGCAGCAGATTGTGGGACGAAAGTTGAAAATGCGGTGAAAAACGGGTCAGCGCGCAAAAAACTTCAACTTAATCTTTCCGAAAATACGCTTAACCAACTTTTGGAATTGCAAGAAAAAGGGCTTAAAATAGACGAATTGTTCAATGAATTCTTACAAAAAAGAAACCAAGGAATCGCGGAGGAGAAGGCGGAGATTGAGCAAGAGATAGCTATAAAAGAGCAAGAAAAAATGGCGAATGGCGAAGAAGTATCGAGGTATGTGCCACGAAAAGTTAAGGAAATTGTGAAAAAAGAATTCGGCACAAAATGTGCGGTGCGGAATTGCGAAAAAAACGCTGAACAGATTCATCGAACGAAGCGATTTGAGCTTACCCATAGCCACAATCCGTATTTCATGGCGCCATTCTGCAAAGCGCACCATGACATCGCTCACTCGATTGACGAGAGGTTTTTGAAGATGAAGGGGGGAAAGTGATGGTGACGGGTGAGGTGGGGAAAAGTGAGGTGAAATCATGAAAGTTGCCAGGTGGAAGCGAAACGAAGGTTGGAGGCAGGTAACAAAACCGCACCAAAAAAACAGACCTCGTTATTTGAAAAATGGTGAAGCTTTAATTCAATCGCTACTACAGAATATCTTGTAAATTAGTAAAGGGATGGTATCTTTACCTCTAAGATTTTTAATAAAAAAACATGTCTGACTCTGCTGGGAAATGGCCTGAAGAAGCTAGTCTTGAAATTGGCTCGGCGACGAAAAAAGGCCGAGATACTAATGACTCAGTAACTGGTGGTGGTTACGATTATGACGCTATTGCAAATGATGAGCTGCCACCGAATCGGCATGACCTATTGGAGGCTATAAACCTAGGGGATGCTGTTTTAAAGCAAAAAGCCAGATCAAAACCAAGAAGTGAAGAAGGTAATGAAGAGCAAAGTTTGATTGGCAAACTACTTAAAGCCGCCGAAAGATTTCCCAATCTCACAAGGGAGCAAGAGCAAGATCTCGGCAAATTATCTTTAGAAGGCGAAAATGATGATATAAAAGCCGCTGCTCGACTTAAACTTGTACAACATAACATACGACTGGTTATATCTGTTGCAAAAAAAGAATGTTGGCGAGCACCCCACCTCCCATTTGCAGATTTAGTCCAGGAGGGCTTCTTTGGGCTTATGCGTGCGGCCGAAAAATTTGAATATCATCGTGGAGTTAGATTTTCCACCTATGCTGTATGGTGGGTAAAGCAAGCGGTAAAGAGAGGAATATCCGGACAGTCTCATCTAATTCACCGAAGTATAGATGCCGTAAAAGATACAAATAAAATCATGATGACTATAAGAGCAATGACGAATGAGCTCAATCGTGACCCAACACCCAAAGAGATTGCAGCGCGGCTAAATATTAAAATAACAAAGGTAAGAGAGCTTCTACTGATAAGCCTACACCCACTCTCATTTGAAACGCCTATTGGAAAAGATAGTAAGAATACACTTGGAAATTATATTTCTAATAATGGGGCTGAAGTTGTTGAATGTCCCACTGATAACAATCAATTAAGGGCACGACTAAATGATGTACTCGCTGACCTGCGTCCACGTGAAGAAAAAATAATGAGATTGCGATTTGGATTACCATGCGAAGGATATCCGAAGCTACGCGCCCCAATGTCATTTGAAGAAATTAGTAAAGAATTTGGCCTCACCCGTGAACGCATTAGGCAGATCGAAGCTCAAGCTCTTGGCAAATTGCGGCACCCAACTAGGAAACGCCAACTAAAAGATTTCACAGAGTAACACTGCATCTTGTGTTGACAGAGGTGTCTACATACTACATTTTGGTCTATTTAATGTTGCAATAGAAAAGATTGTTATATAAACTCATTGTGGGTGAAAAATATTGAGCAAAAGGGGCTTTGATCGCAAGATCAGGCCTTTTTTGTTTGTCTATAGACACCGGTAGACAAAGTTTTGCACAATACTTACTTTAGCGTTAAGATGTCTATTGTCTGATATATTTATATTATCAAGGCTATTGATGAGGTCGACTATCACAATTACATTTTTGTTTCTAATGGCCGGAGCCTTGATTGGTGTGCTTTTTAGCACCCAGTTTACAGAAAACCTCCTAATCCCCGGTTCACACCCAACCGAGGTGATAGAAGCTCAGCATGAGCTCGTTATGCTGTATACTGAGGAACAGGGTGTGCTCAAGAGCCAAATTACAAACCTCCGTTCTTCTATCGCTGATCTGCAAGAACAAAATTCATATTTTATACCAACGGAAGAGCAAAACAAATTAAATAAAATTAAATCGGATCTTGGGCTTACACAAATCACCGGCCCCGGGATCGAAATAATTTTTGAAGACTCCCCTACCGTAAATCGTCCAGAGCTCGATGTAAATAACGATGCACTAATACACGCCGCCGATCTAAGAGATTTGACCAATTTGATATTTTCTACAAATACCAAGGGAATTGCCATAAACAACCAGCGTATAATATTTAGCTCCCCTATCAATTGCGTAGGCAATACGATCCTTGTAAATAACTTTAACATGCTTCCACCATTTACAATTTCAGTTGTCACCGATAATCCAACTGAGATATTGCGGCTTCTTACTGATGACAAACTAC is a window encoding:
- a CDS encoding sigma-70 family RNA polymerase sigma factor, with product MSDSAGKWPEEASLEIGSATKKGRDTNDSVTGGGYDYDAIANDELPPNRHDLLEAINLGDAVLKQKARSKPRSEEGNEEQSLIGKLLKAAERFPNLTREQEQDLGKLSLEGENDDIKAAARLKLVQHNIRLVISVAKKECWRAPHLPFADLVQEGFFGLMRAAEKFEYHRGVRFSTYAVWWVKQAVKRGISGQSHLIHRSIDAVKDTNKIMMTIRAMTNELNRDPTPKEIAARLNIKITKVRELLLISLHPLSFETPIGKDSKNTLGNYISNNGAEVVECPTDNNQLRARLNDVLADLRPREEKIMRLRFGLPCEGYPKLRAPMSFEEISKEFGLTRERIRQIEAQALGKLRHPTRKRQLKDFTE
- a CDS encoding DUF881 domain-containing protein — its product is MRSTITITFLFLMAGALIGVLFSTQFTENLLIPGSHPTEVIEAQHELVMLYTEEQGVLKSQITNLRSSIADLQEQNSYFIPTEEQNKLNKIKSDLGLTQITGPGIEIIFEDSPTVNRPELDVNNDALIHAADLRDLTNLIFSTNTKGIAINNQRIIFSSPINCVGNTILVNNFNMLPPFTISVVTDNPTEILRLLTDDKLLFDIYRRVEDHGIVLKFQAKDSISLPLYNGNFRTDNLAKITEIQQ